The genome window atttgttaaaattaatttaggaATATTTAGATCTTCCTGAAAATTTTCTCCTAAAATAcagtatatatttatcatttttgaTTCCTAACACTTTACTATATCCCTCAAAGTTAACTATAACACGCATTTTTGGTGTAACATAAATCTCTAAAGGATAACCATCATCATCAGTTTTTTCCCATGCAACCGTATCAGTAACTACAATTTTAGTACATTTTACACCATGAAAAAATTCGTATCTAAAGGATCCCATTGATGTAAAATCAATATTGTAATCTTTATTGGTCATTAAAACATAATCGCCTTCCTTATTTTGTGTGAATAGTTTTATATGATCTGGGATCGGAGCATCAGTTCTTCTCCATTCCCCTTTAGTTTTCTTAACTAACGTAAATCCATCACTGCTGGTcagtataaaaatatcaGTTCTTAAACTATGGcttaataataaacaatAAGGTGTTCCACTTGTATGTTCGTAGACTATTTCCCCGCCACATTCTAGCTGCTCAAGATCTGCTCtgaatttatatatttttttatttccaTCGCTAACTATAATAAGGTAGTCTTCATTTGTCatttctaaaatatttcCCGAATAACttcttttataaaatttgattaaattatattttcttCGTGGTTTGGGCTCTTTTCGTTTAACTGgttcttcttcttcatctcCAGACTCGCTTGGTTCATCTGATGGAACTGGACTTGGAGATCGACttttttttcttttttttCTTGGTTCTTGAGTCTGTTGATCATAATCCATCttactttttattttatccaaCGACTGAGCTGTCTGTTGTCTCTCTTTCTCTGTTTCCTCATCATCAATCTGTTGAACTTGTATAACTTCAGGTTCTAATGGTCCTGTTGGCTGTTGAGTTTCAACTAATTCTGGTACATAGTGTGATAGTTGTTGAAATTGAGGCTGAGGTTGTGGTTGAGATTCTTGAATACTTTGAGTTTGCGTCGGTTCATATAATTGATAACCTGCTTGAGTTTGTTGAAAAGTTGGTGTTAATACATAATGTTGATAATATGGATAACTTGGTTGAGTCAATGGTATTGATGGTTGAGTTACCGGTATATAATGCTGATAAGCTGGCTGAATCTGAGGTTGAGTTTCAGTTATTGGTTGATGACCAATATCACAAAGAGTCTGTGTTCCATATGGCTGTTGATATACATAAGGATCTTGGGTTTCAGTTCCATAATACTGATATTGAGATTCCTGGGTTAGTTGAGGTACCTGAGGAGTTGGTTGAGTAGGTGGCGGCTGATAATATTGCTGTTGTTGAGTTTGTGTCTGAAGTTCATATGACTGGTACGGAGCATATTGTTGAGGATGGTATCCTGATGTTTCTGGTTGATATTGAAATGATTCAGTTTGATATCCTGGATAttgttgaggttgataTCCTAATAATTCTGGTTGATGCTGATCATAAGATTGATCAAGATCATATTGTTGGGGTTGAATTTGAGGTTGGGTTGGATATTGAGATTCTTgtaattgttgatattgtggTAGGTATTGAGGATCCTCAAAACGATCAAGTCGTTGTTGAATGATTTTATCTAGGTCTAAAACTTCAAAGTTGTCCTCCTCATCCTCTTCATCAGCAGGCTGATCAGGATTATTGTCTTGTGATTtgacacattttattataataaatattaatacacatttgtatGTTACACATCTCATGTTAATAGacttttataaaaaattttccATGGGGGATTTGTAATTAACAACTcgttttattaataatatttcataaaattattatatattagtaatattaaatgatttttaataaattaatcatattaaatgatttataaaattggtTAATCAGATATATAACATAAAGCTATATACAATAACATTATATTgtatgtgttaaaattaatttatttgtatttgcGTCTTCCTAaagtttttttattatatagaaTTCTATATCTATGAGGTCTTCTTTCGAACATTTTAGTGTAGCTGTCAAAATTGATTATAAgacttaatttattagtaaCATAAATCACTATAGGAAATTCTGCATCATTATCAGTTTTTTCCCATGCAGTCATATTATCAGCTTTTATCTTTGTACATTTTACACCTGGGTGTAATTCGTATCTAAAGGATGCATGTGAAGTAAAAGTAACTTTGTAATGTTCTTTAGTTAGTAAAATTTCTTTGCCTTCGGAATCTTCTGTATAGAATTTTACATACTCTGGAATCTTTTCTTCAGTTGTTGTCCATTCTCCTTTAATTCtcttaattaatataaatccTTGAATATTAGTAATGACAACAATCTTAGTTTTTTTACTATAAGTTAATGATGAACAATATGGAGTTCCATCTTCATGGAGGTAGATAATTTGATTGTCACATTCTATCTGCTCAAGATCTgcataaaataaatattttgttttatttcgATCATCATATGTAACTTCATAATCTTCAtttgtcatttttacaaGATTTCCATCAGaatcaattttacaaaatttaatttcattatatACTTTAGGTTTATTCGGTCCTCTTCTTTTAATAGGTTGTTCATCACCTTGTTTTTCTGATTGATCTTCACTTGGAGATCTAGCTCGTTTTGGTTTCTTCGGTTTCTtttttttgtttttgtGGTTGTACTGGTTGTTGAGATTGTTCCTTACTAGGTTCAGGTTCTTTTTGTGCATATGGATGATCATGTTCTGTAACATGGAAATTATCATCCTCTTCTAAAGTTTCTGATTGAGTTTGAGGTGACTGAGGCTGAGTTACTTCTGTTTGAGTATGAGGAGGTTCATAATAATGTTGTTGTTGGGTAGGATGACTAGGATCATAATACTGTTCTGGTTGTTGAGTTTGAGTAGTAGTAGGTTCATAATACTCATACTGTGGTTGTGGTAGTTGAGGCTGAGTCTGAGTAGGTTGACTAGgttgataatactgttgTTGTTGAGCAGGTTGAGTTACTGGAGGTTCGTAATACTGATGTTGATAGGATGGTTGATGTGGAGGATACCCAGGGTAGTAATTTTGATAACTTGGTTGTTGAGTAGGTTGAGTTACTggaggtatataatattgacCTGGTTGACTAACTCCTGATTGttcataatattgataaCCAACATATTGTTGACCTGTAGGATGAGTTGGTGCTTGATACGATTGATAATGTTGAGGTTGATACTGATCATACTGTTGAGGTTGATATACTGATAATTCTTGTTGATAATATGTTGTCTCAGGTTGATACTGTAATActtgttgatattgatcTGGTTCAGGTTGATACTGAGGTTCtggttgaggttgataTTGAGGATCCTCAAAACGATCAAGTCGTTGTTGAATGATTTTATCTAGGTCTAAAACTTCAAAGTTGTCCTCCTCATCCTCTTCATCAGCAGGCTGATCAGGATTATTGTCTTGTGATTtgacacattttattataataaatattaatacacatttgtatGTTACACATCTCATGTTAATAGacttttataaaaaattttccATGGGGGATTTGTAATTAACAACTcgttttattaataatatttcataaaattattatatattagtaatattaaatgatttttaataaattaatcatattaaatgatttataaaattgttcaaTCAGATATATAACATAAAGCTATATACAATAACATTATATTgtatgtgttaaaattaatttatttgtatttgcGTCTTCCTAaagtttttttattatatagaaTTCTATATCTATGAGGTCTTCTTTCGAACATTTTAGTGTAGCTGTCAAAATTGATTATAAgacttaatttattagtaaCATAAATCACTATAGGAAATTCTGCATCATTATCAGTTTTTTCCCATGCAGTCATATTATCAGCTTTTATCTTTGTACATTTTACACCTGGGTGTAATTCGTATCTAAAGGATGCATGTGAAGTAAAAGTAACTTTGTAATGTTCTTTAGTTAGTAAAATTTCTTTGCCTTCGGAATCTTCTGTATAGAATTTTACATAGTCTGGAGTCGTTTCTGAAATTGTTTTCCATGATTctttagtttttttaattaatagaaATACGTCACTGAATGTCATGACAACAATCTTAGTTTTTTTACTATAAGTTAATGATGAACAATATGGAGCTCCCTTTTTATTCtcataaataatttgatcCTCATATTCTATCCGCTCAAgatctaaaataaaatcatattttgttttatttcgATCATCATATGTAACTTTATAGTCTTCATTTATCATTTCTACCAGTTTTCCATCAGAATCCTtcttataaaatttgatatcaATAGTTTTTTTAACTGGCCTTCTTCGTTTTCTAGGTTGTTCATCACCTTGTTCTTCTGGCGCTTGAGGATCTTTTCTCTTTCTTGCTCTTTTTCGCGGTTTAATTGGTTGTTGTGGTTGTTGAGGTTCCTGTTGTGGATATGGTTGATCATGTTCTGTAACATAGAAATCTTCCTCATCTTCTAAAGTTTCTGATTGAGGTTGTGGTTGAGGTTCATAATGTTCCATTGGTTGTGTTTGATATCCAGGTGGATAAGTTGGTATATGTTGATAAGGATCGTAGCTAGGAGGTCCATAATGCTGATAATACTGTTCTGGTTGAGTTACCTGTTGTTGAGTTCCAGTTATTGGTTGTTGAACTGTATCATAAAAAGTCTGTGTTCCATATGGCGGTTGATATCCATAAGGATCTGTAGATTCAGGTCcataatagtaatattgtGATATTTGTTGTTGTGCGGGTCCATAATGTTGATACGGTCCATATGATTGAGGTTGAGGTGCTTGATATGGTTGATATGGAATGGTTTGTGGAGGCTGAGGTTGAGGCTGAGGTTGATATTGTCCGTATTGTTCAGCTTCTAATAATTCCTGTACATATTGTACTTGTTGTTGTTGTGATGGAAATTGACCATAttgttgaggttgataTTGAAATGATTCTGGTTGTTGAGTTACTGTTTGTGGAGGTCCATAATATGTTGGTTCTTGTGGATATTGATATGATTCTCCTTGATCAAGATCATAGTACTGGGGTTGAGTTTGTGGTTGGGGCTGAGTTTGTGGTTGGGCTTGATATTGAGATTCTTGTatttgttgatattgtggTTGGTATTGAGGATCATCAAAACGATCAATTCGTTCCGCAATTATTTCATCTAGGTCAAAAACATCAAAGttatcttcttcttcttcatcatcagCAGGCTGATCAGGATTATTGTCTTGTgatttaacatattttattattataaatattaatatacatttgTATATCACACATCTCATGTTATTATAgctttataaaattttttccaTGGGGGATcctaaaaatattcaaagtaaataatatgtgatataaaattattataaattaaaaatataataaattttattaaattaaagtcattcatttaaatgtttaatatatcctgaaatttaaaaatacttaacCAGTTTCAACACatcaaaaatatttatacaataacatattgtatctgttaaaattaatttagataTATTTAGGTTTCCTAACGTTTAGTCTCATATCTGTGAGTTTATAGTACTTAGTCCTTCTTTCGAACATCTTagtatatttttcaaactTAACTGTAACAGTCAATTGTTctgataaataaataattgtggGATGTGCATCATCCTCATCAGTTTTTTCCCATGCAATCAGACCCTCAACTATAATTTTACAGCATTTTACACCTGTGAGCAATACATATCTAAAAGATCCGTTTGAAGTAAAATGAATACTATATTGATCAGCAGTTATTATAACTTCATTGCCTAAAGAATCTTGTGTGAGtagttttatattttctggaattttataatcattttttgTCCATCCTCCTTTAGTTTTCctaattaatgtaaatccTTGACTATTGGTAAGTGCAAAAACATTAGTTTCTCTGCTTTGACTTAATAATGAACAATATGGCGTTCCATCTATATGTTCGTAGATAACCTCATTTTTACAATGTAGCTGCTCAAGTTCTGCAATGAACTCATAATCTTTTCTCTTTTTATCACTAAATGTAATAAGATAATCGTTAACATTCATTTCTTCCAGATTTCCCAAATTATttcttttataaaatttgatgtTTTTAGTTTTTCCAATTTGCCTACACCTTCTTCTTTTAGGTATTCGTTCTTgtttttcttcttcttcatctcCACTTGTAGTTTGAgttctttttctttttcttgGTTTCTTTTGTGGTTTAATTGACTGTTGAGTAGGTTCTTGAGTAGTTGGTGGTACATGTTGTGTAGGTGGTATTGGAGTTGGTTGTGTAGGTTGAGTTGGTCCATATGTAAATCCAGTATCAGCTGCAGTAGGTACTTGTTGTGGTTGATCTTGTTCTGTCacataaaaattatcatagTCTTCTATTGTTTGTGGTTGTGTATGAGGGGGCTGAGTTACTTCTGTTTGAGTAGTAGTAGGttgataatactgatacTGTGGTTGTTGTGGTTGAGTCGGTGGtggtaaataatactgataacTTGGTTGTTGAGCAGGTTGAGTTACTGGAGGTTCGTAATACTGATGTTGATAGGATGGTTGATGTGGAGGATACCCAGGGTAGTAATTTTGATAACTTGGTTGTTGAGTAGGTTGAGTTACTggaggtatataatattgacCTGGTTGACTAACTCCTGATTGttcataatattgataaCCAACATATTGTTGACCTGTAGGATGAGTTGGTGCTTGATACGATTGATAATGTTGAGGTTGATACTGATCATACTGTTGAGGTTGATATACTGATAATTCTTGTTGATAATATGTTGTCTCAGGTTGATACTGTAATActtgttgatattgatcTGGTTCAGGTTGATACTGAGGTTCtggttgaggttgataTTGAGGATCCTCAAAACGATCAAGTCGTTGTTGAATGATTTTATCTAGGTCTAAAACTTCAAAGTTGTCCTCCTCATCCTCTTCATCAGCAGGCTGATCAGGATTATTGTCTTGTGATTtgacacattttattataataaatattaatacacatttgtatGTTACACATCTCATGTTAATAGacttttataaaaaattttccATGGGGgatttgtaaattaacaactcgttttattaataatatttcataaaattattatatattagtaatattaaatgatttttaataaattaatcatattaaatgatttataaaattgttcaaTCAGATATATAACATAAAGCTATATACAATAACATTATATTgtatgtgttaaaattaatttatttgtatttgcGTCTTCCTAaagtttttttattatatagaaTTCTATATCTATGAGGTCTTCTTTCGAACATTTTAGTGTAGCTGTCAAAATTGATTATAAgacttaatttattagtaaCATAAATCACTATAGGAAATTCTGCATCATTATCAGTTTTTTCCCATGCAGTCATATTATCAGCTTTTATCTTTGTACATTTTACACCTGGGTGTAATTCGTATCTAAAGGATGCATGTGAAGTAAAAGTAACTTTGTAATGTTCTTTAGT of Theileria parva strain Muguga chromosome 4 map unlocalized ctg_528, whole genome shotgun sequence contains these proteins:
- a CDS encoding SVSP family protein; translation: MRCVIYKCILIFIIIKYVKSQDNNPDQPADDEEEEDNFDVFDLDEIIAERIDRFDDPQYQPQYQQIQESQYQAQPQTQPQPQTQPQYYDLDQGESYQYPQEPTYYGPPQTVTQQPESFQYQPQQYGQFPSQQQQVQYVQELLEAEQYGQYQPQPQPQPPQTIPYQPYQAPQPQSYGPYQHYGPAQQQISQYYYYGPESTDPYGYQPPYGTQTFYDTVQQPITGTQQQVTQPEQYYQHYGPPSYDPYQHIPTYPPGYQTQPMEHYEPQPQPQSETLEDEEDFYVTEHDQPYPQQEPQQPQQPIKPRKRARKRKDPQAPEEQGDEQPRKRRRPVKKTIDIKFYKKDSDGKLVEMINEDYKVTYDDRNKTKYDFILDLERIEYEDQIIYENKKGAPYCSSLTYSKKTKIVVMTFSDVFLLIKKTKESWKTISETTPDYVKFYTEDSEGKEILLTKEHYKVTFTSHASFRYELHPGVKCTKIKADNMTAWEKTDNDAEFPIVIYVTNKLSLIINFDSYTKMFERRPHRYRILYNKKTLGRRKYK
- a CDS encoding SVSP family protein, translated to MTNEDYEVTYDDRNKTKYLFYADLEQIECDNQIIYLHEDGTPYCSSLTYSKKTKIVVITNIQGFILIKRIKGEWTTTEEKIPEYVKFYTEDSEGKEILLTKEHYKVTFTSHASFRYELHPGVKCTKIKADNMTAWEKTDNDAEFPIVIYVTNKLSLIINFDSYTKMFERRPHRYRILYNKKTLGRRKYK
- a CDS encoding SVSP family protein, whose amino-acid sequence is MRCVTYKCVLIFIIIKCVKSQDNNPDQPADEEDEEDNFEVLDLDKIIQQRLDRFEDPQYQPQPEPQYQPEPDQYQQVLQYQPETTYYQQELSVYQPQQYDQYQPQHYQSYQAPTHPTGQQYVGYQYYEQSGVSQPGQYYIPPVTQPTQQPSYQNYYPGYPPHQPSYQHQYYEPPVTQPAQQQQYYQPSQPTQTQPQLPQPQYEYYEPTTTQTQQPEQYYDPSHPTQQQHYYEPPHTQTEVTQPQSPQTQSETLEEDDNFHVTEHDHPYAQKEPEPSKEQSQQPVQPQKQKKETEETKTS
- a CDS encoding SVSP family protein, with protein sequence MRCVTYKCVLIFIIIKCVKSQDNNPDQPADEEDEEDNFEVLDLDKIIQQRLDRFEDPQYLPQYQQLQESQYPTQPQIQPQQYDLDQSYDQHQPELLGYQPQQYPGYQTESFQYQPETSGYHPQQYAPYQSYELQTQTQQQQYYQPPPTQPTPQVPQLTQESQYQYYGTETQDPYVYQQPYGTQTLCDIGHQPITETQPQIQPAYQHYIPVTQPSIPLTQPSYPYYQHYVLTPTFQQTQAGYQLYEPTQTQSIQESQPQPQPQFQQLSHYVPELVETQQPTGPLEPEVIQVQQIDDEETEKERQQTAQSLDKIKSKMDYDQQTQEPRKKRKKSRSPSPVPSDEPSESGDEEEEPVKRKEPKPRRKYNLIKFYKRSYSGNILEMTNEDYLIIVSDGNKKIYKFRADLEQLECGGEIVYEHTSGTPYCLLLSHSLRTDIFILTSSDGFTLVKKTKGEWRRTDAPIPDHIKLFTQNKEGDYVLMTNKDYNIDFTSMGSFRYEFFHVTDTVAWEKTDDDGYPLEIYVTPKMRVIVNFEGYSKVLGIKNDKYILYFRRKFSGRSKYS
- a CDS encoding SVSP family protein; translation: MRCVTYKCVLIFIIIKCVKSQDNNPDQPADEEDEEDNFEVLDLDKIIQQRLDRFEDPQYQPQPEPQYQPEPDQYQQVLQYQPETTYYQQELSVYQPQQYDQYQPQHYQSYQAPTHPTGQQYVGYQYYEQSGVSQPGQYYIPPVTQPTQQPSYQNYYPGYPPHQPSYQHQYYEPPVTQPAQQPSYQYYLPPPTQPQQPQYQYYQPTTTQTEVTQPPHTQPQTIEDYDNFYVTEQDQPQQVPTAADTGFTYGPTQPTQPTPIPPTQHVPPTTQEPTQQSIKPQKKPRKRKRTQTTSGDEEEEKQERIPKRRRCRQIGKTKNIKFYKRNNLGNLEEMNVNDYLITFSDKKRKDYEFIAELEQLHCKNEVIYEHIDGTPYCSLLSQSRETNVFALTNSQGFTLIRKTKGGWTKNDYKIPENIKLLTQDSLGNEVIITADQYSIHFTSNGSFRYVLLTGVKCCKIIVEGLIAWEKTDEDDAHPTIIYLSEQLTVTVKFEKYTKMFERRTKYYKLTDMRLNVRKPKYI